The Alnus glutinosa chromosome 7, dhAlnGlut1.1, whole genome shotgun sequence genome includes a region encoding these proteins:
- the LOC133873393 gene encoding protein NRT1/ PTR FAMILY 5.5-like yields the protein MTYLTDVWSLDTTFAAAIVNVCNGVETVMPMGMAFLVDVFLGHHRMLEYSSIMYSFGMMFLFFSALFSGCYESDDQDRPDCMIGNIPIVVFYISSLFTAIGVSGHKGSSLITTISRVFVASTSKKFCTLPPDDQLHENPRSSHYVPHTKGLRFLDRAAIVVPTQPVEQQEQNRWKLCCVTEVEEAKIFQIAESMFAIVTTKLIKKGSRKYAAAIGNIAATIISILCCITAAKVETRRLEVIKSHGLIDKPDEQIPMSMFWLLPQFLLLGALDGISHNLLSDFSIACFFNGEVPDSISSYLRIFSNSVFGIGIWGGVLSVYIVRKVKPSWFRNTPNGSRLDNYYWTLTIFSCINLVYSILVAFWYRYRHSAIEKIGTPESQLSARIENDMQCDVAVVVV from the exons ATGACATACTTAACAGATGTCTGGAGCCTTGACACTACGTTTGCTGCTGCAATTGTAAATGTGTGTAATGGTGTAGAGACCGTAATGCCTATGGGCATGGCGTTCCTTGTAGATGTTTTCTTGGGTCACCATCGCATGCTCGAGTACTCCAGTATTATGTATAGCTTT GGGATGatgttcttgtttttttccGCACTATTTTCTGGATGTTATGAATCTGATGATCAAGACAGGCCAGATTGCATGATTGGTAATATCCCAATTGTTGTGTTCTACATATCATCACTCTTCACAGCCATTGGGGTATCTGGTCATAAG GGGAGTTCTCTGATCACCACTATTTCTAGAGTCTTTGTAGCCTCTACTTCCAAGAAGTTTTGTACCCTCCCACCGGATGATCAACTCCATGAAAATCCACGTAGTTCTCACTATGTGCCTCACACCAAGGGCCTCAG ATTCCTTGACAGGGCTGCCATTGTAGTCCCAACCCAACCCGTAGAGCAACAAGAACAAAATAGATGGAAACTTTGCTGTGTAACAGAAGTAGAGGAAGCAAAAATCTTT CAAATTGCAGAATCCATGTTCGCAATAGTCACTACGAAGTTAATTAAAAAGGGATCAAGAAAATATGCAGCCGCAATTGGAAACATAGCAGCAACGATAATTTCTATACTTTGTTGTATCACGGCTGCTAAAGTGGAGACCAGGAGGCTGGAGGTGATCAAAAGCCATGGGTTAATTGACAAACCTGATGAGCAAATCCCAATGAGCATGTTCTGGCTTCTTCCACAGTTTCTCCTTCTTGGTGCCCTTGATGGAATCTCTCATAACCTTCTTAGTGATTTCAGCATTGCTTGTTTCTTCAACGGTGAAGTTCCTGACTCCATAAGCTCCTACTTGCGAATTTTCAGCAATAGCGTATTTGGAATTGGAATTTGGGGTGGGGTCCTTTCAGTTTACATAGTGCGTAAGGTCAAACCAAGTTGGTTTCGGAACACACCGAATGGAAGTCGTTTGGATAACTACTATTGGACACTGACAATTTTCAGTTGCATAAATCTTGTCTACTCCATCTTGGTGGCATTTTGGTACCGCTATCGACACTCGGCAATTGAAAAGATTGGAACACCAGAGTCTCAATTATCTGCCCGCATTGAAAATGATATGCAATGCGATGTTGCTGTTGTTGTGGTATAG
- the LOC133873394 gene encoding uncharacterized protein LOC133873394 — MRRNMLCQILQQKSIDILNAVSQVSTTQLLIQQMREDGWEPLLATIKSFCEENDIDIPDMNAHYSSARGRSCRQDEGSLTIVEHHFRVDIFTAAIDFQLQELKNRFGEQVVELLTLSVALSLKDAYKSFKIDDICKLAEKFYPKDFNKQERFCLKFQLEHYTLDVPKHSDFQNMSTLSELCRGLADSGKLRSRMEDEFLADHMVVYIEKEIAKNFTLEMIMDEFYSISNRCRA; from the exons ATGCGACGTAATATGTTGTGTCAAATTTTGCAACAAAAATCTATAGACATTTTAAATGCTGTGAGTCAAGTTTCAACTACACAATTACTCATTCAACAGATGAGAGAAGATGGGTGGGAGCCTTTGCTTGCTACTATTAAATCATTTTGTGAAGAAAATGATATTGATATTCCTGATATGAATGCTCATTATAGTAGTGCTCGAGGTCGATCTTGTCGTCAAGATGAAGGGTCTTTGACAATAGTTGAGCATCATTTTAGAGTTGATATATTTACTGCTGCAATAGACTTTCAATTAcaagaattgaaaaatagatttgGTGAGCAGGTTGTAGAACTCCTCACTCTTAGCGTTGCTTTAAGCCTGAAAGATGCATACAAATCATTTAAGATTGATGATATATGCAAATTAGCTGAGAAGTTTTATCCTAAAGATTTCAACAAGCAAGAAagattttgtttgaaatttcaaTTGGAGCATTATACGCTTGATGTGCCAAAGCATTCAGATTTTCAAAATATGTCTACATTGTCTGAGTTATGTAGAGGATTGGCAGATTCGGGAAA ATTGCGTAGTAGAATGGAAGATGAGTTTCTTGCAGACCATATGGTAGtttatattgagaaagaaattgctaagAATTTCACTTTAGAGATGATAATGGATGAATTTTATTCCATCAGCAATCGTTGTCGAGCATAA
- the LOC133873395 gene encoding protein NRT1/ PTR FAMILY 5.5-like gives MIYLTDFCGLDSTVAAAIVNVCTGVETIMPIGMAFLVDVFTGHHRMFGIMFLAVLSARSPGCDHKDDPDCKIGYIPIVVFCISSLFTAIGVSGHEASLSSVQEQEKSIQTERDQVIFASSVRPTVPRYKAYIVRFTQRNYSRFAGPWITFFTIVLILPVMPLPTQYLIAAIGMQVASGLFMGFSRLYKYAKPQGSPLTTISRVFVASISKMLCTLPPDDQLHNKNPRSSHYVPHTQGLRWLDRAVIVVPTQPVEQQEQNRWGLCSVTEVEEAKIFIRMIPLWLTFIMCGLVSSKISECMFAKVTKKLIKKGSRKYAAAIGNIAATIISILCCITAAKVETRRLEVIKSHGLIDKPDEQIPMSMFWLLPQFLLLGALDGISHNLLSDFSIACFFNGEVPDSISSYLRIFSNSVFGIGIWGGVLSVYIVGKVKPSWFRNTPNGSRLDNYYWTLTIFSCINLIYSILVAFWYRYRHSAIEKIGTPGSQLSARTENDDMQCDVAVVVV, from the exons ATGATATACTTAACAGATTTCTGTGGGCTTGACTCTACGGTTGCTGCTGCAATTGTAAATGTGTGTACGGGTGTAGAGACCATAATGCCTATTGGCATGGCGTTCCTTGTAGATGTTTTCACGGGTCACCATCGCATGTTC GGGATTATGTTCTTGGCCGTATTGTCAGCACGATCTCCTGGATGTGATCATAAAGACGATCCAGATTGCAAGATTGGTTATATCCCAATCGTTGTGTTCTGTATATCATCACTCTTCACAGCCATTGGGGTATCTGGTCATGAGGCATCCTTGAGTTCTGTccaagagcaagaaaagtcaATCCAAACAGAGAGGGATCAAGTCATTTTTGCAAGTTCTGTGAGACCTACAGTTCCTCGCTACAAAGCCTACATTGTCCGCTTCACTCAGAGAAATTACTCGAGATTTGCAGGCCCCTGGATTACGTTTTTTACCATCGTCCTGATTTTGCCAGTTATGCCATTGCCTACCCAATATCTGATAGCAGCAATAGGGATGCAAGTGGCAAGTGGTCTGTTCATGGGGTTCTCACGCTTATATAAATATGCTAAACCACAGGGGAGTCCTCTCACAACTATTTCTAGAGTCTTTGTAGCCTCTATTTCCAAGATGTTGTGTACCCTCCCACCGGATGATCAACTCCATAATAAAAATCCACGTAGTTCTCACTATGTGCCTCACACCCAGGGCCTCAG GTGGCTTGACAGGGCTGTCATTGTAGTCCCAACCCAACCCGTAGAGCAACAAGAACAAAATAGATGGGGACTTTGCAGTGTAACAGAAGTAGAGGAAGCAAAAATCTTTATACGCATGATACCTTTGTGGTTGACGTTTATCATGTGTGGGCTCGTGTCATCG AAAATTTCAGAATGCATGTTCGCAAAAGTCACTAAGAAGTTAATTAAAAAGGGATCAAGAAAATATGCAGCCGCAATTGGAAACATAGCAGCAACGATAATTTCTATACTTTGTTGTATCACGGCTGCTAAAGTGGAGACCAGGAGGCTGGAGGTGATCAAAAGCCATGGGTTAATTGACAAACCTGATGAGCAAATCCCAATGAGCATGTTCTGGCTTCTTCCACAGTTTCTCCTTCTTGGTGCCCTCGATGGAATCTCTCATAACCTTCTTAGTGATTTCAGCATTGCTTGTTTCTTCAACGGTGAAGTTCCTGACTCCATAAGCTCCTACTTGCGAATTTTCAGCAATAGCGTATTTGGAATTGGAATTTGGGGTGGGGTCCTTTCAGTTTACATAGTGGGTAAGGTCAAACCAAGTTGGTTTCGGAACACACCGAACGGAAGTCGTTTGGATAACTACTATTGGACACTGACAATTTTCAGTTGCATAAATCTTATCTACTCCATCTTGGTGGCATTTTGGTACCGCTATCGACACTCGGCAATTGAAAAGATTGGAACGCCAGGGTCTCAATTATCTGCCCGCACTGAAAATGATGATATGCAATGCGATGTTGCTGTTGTTGTGGTATAG